The Capsicum annuum cultivar UCD-10X-F1 chromosome 1, UCD10Xv1.1, whole genome shotgun sequence sequence GTGTTCCggagaagttttagatttttcggacaAAGCACGGAGCGTGTTTGGATGTTTGAAACATGCGCTGCATCGATTATCACATTGGTGAAGCAATGAACCAATGAGAAGTCGACGCTCCGCATCGATTATTGCATCGATGAAACAGTAACCCAACGTGATATTGATGCGCCACATCGATTAATGCATCGGGTGCTCATTTCgcatttttttgtaaattttgtgtcaggaggggtattttagtctattACCCTCATCCAAACTCCGTCATAACATCAAATTAAAACGTCTTTAGGGCATATTATGCTCAAAACCACTCAAAATCTCTGTATACAAAATCCTAACTTTCCTCCCATAAATCAAGAATTCATCTACTAAGTCAAGATCATCAGGAAAAGAGTCAAGGCTAGGAtttctttcttcaaattaaagaacttaaggtatgtgggactactctaaaaaccGTGGACATAAGTTTAAgtgttttatcaagattaaaagAAAATCCCCAACTATGATTTACAATGAAGTATTCTATATTGTCTTCAAAAAGTATGCATCATGGTATTGTTTTGATTAAAGTAATGGGTCTTGAATTACTTTTCATGGAAATTGAGTTACAACGATACATATACGTGATTTCGTGTAATTTGTAAGATTTATCAAGAGCATGTgtatgaattccctctcttgttgcaAAGTAAAGTTTACATATTCAATACGAATGTTTGGAATGCATGTTTTGGGATTTAAAAGTGATTGTCTAAAtatcatggtgtttgacatggtttataCGTGATGAGAGGAAGTTTCTTGCTACAACTATATCATTgtttaaaaagaaagagaattgcATGTGTTTGACTAAATTGACATGATCACCACATGTTTTGAATCTTGCAAATAGATGAAAAATGTCTAAGTTTTCTTGAGACTTCAAAGTAATAAATCTATTGTGATGTTGTAAATCTTGGGTGGTCATGTGCTGTTTTGACTATGAGGGGCTATGAATTTTGCATGATATGGACTTGCAAgttagggtatgacgatacccggtgatagtatgcccttaacagaataaatgatgaatgttttgaatGCATTAAGaatggttttaaagaactaaaattgggcCTAAAAAGAGGtagatggttactcgaagaaagcgtttgagtgtaagggctcatcgctggaaaccgagTTTGCTGACTCGGGTGATATGATTGGCTAAtgccaatgtatacttgtccttgagACTCTGGTATGCTAGAATAAAAATTAGGACCCCAATTCATGCGGcacacttggattgggggcttggtctccgagttaagggcggattccatatagctcatgggattgtagaaatgtagggtgtactatCTATCTCAGAATTAAGATAAAGGgtgagtcatgatttcaagggaagcatttgaagattttaaataatgcccatgtgttttacgAAATTATATGTAATGTGTCAATAAATGCTCtcaattattttgtattaaaaacatgttattttgagttgtttcacataccaggacatatgtattgaccccctatatctCAGGATCCAAGGCACAATCCCGTGGCCCCATCCAATAGTAAATCGGTTCATATCAAAGAtagcagttggtgagccttctctatttcggAAGGACTTTTGTGCAAATTTCTATTGTTTCTCCCATTATGGTTTGGGGGCATTGTCCCAgttttagaatatgatttagacatgatGTTGGTTATATgtttgttagagatttcgcaaacggtTATTAAGTGTTATTAGAATTCATGAAATCCGTGTTGGGTATgttatcttgacttaaattaaGTGACCATGTTACCGTTTATTAATCTTCCATGTTTCTTTACTTTGTATGAATATTGtatatgattaccagatagaataTGGGCACTCGGGCCTTCACGGTTCGGGATGTCCGccacggccagggcctcgattcAGATCGTGACAAAAACGATGGAGAAATATTTGAAAAGGAAGAGGGACTGATATATGGTATTCATTGACCTTGAAAAGTCCTATGACAAAGTTGTAAGGAAAGTTCTCTGGAGATGCTTGGCGACTAGAAATGTACCAATGAATTATGTTAAGGCAAtaaaggacatgtatgatggagctaagacaCAAGTTAAAACAGTAGGAGGAAACTCAGAGCACTTTTAATGGAGAAAAGGTCGCACCGAGGATTAACTCTATCTGTTTCTCTTTACCTTGGTGATGGATTAGTACTGATTAATGAGACTCATACCAGAGTCATGCCAGGTTAGGGCTATGAAGAAGAATTCTGGAGGCTAAAGGATTCAGATTAAGCAGGACCAAAATAACATATTAGAGTGTAAATTCAGTGAGAGATCATATGAGGCAAATGTGGAAGTGAAGCTTAACACACATGCTATCCCCAAGAGAGAGATCTTTAAGTATCCTGGGTTTACAATCGAGGGAAGTGGAAAAATCACTGGTGATATCACCCATCGTATTAATGCAACGTGAATGAAGTGAAGGCTTGCTTTTGGTgtcttgtgtgataaaaagaTACCACCGAAACTTAAAGACAAGTTTTATAGAGTGGTGATTAGACTGACATTGTTATATGCAGGTGTGTTAGCCAGTCAAAAAAACTCTCATGTTCAAAAGATGTGTATTGCAGAAATTAGGATATTGAGGTGGATATATGAACACACTTGATGCGACAAGATTAGGAATGAGGGTATTCAGGATAAGGTCAGAGCAGCCACTGTGGTGGATAAGATGAGTGAACTGAGATTGAGATGATTTGGACATGTGAAAAGGCGTGATGCAGACATCCCAGTGAAGAGGTGCGAGAGGTAGAATATAATAGGTACTAGAAGAGGTAGGCGGAAAAAGTATTGAGGAAAGGTGATTAGACAGTACATGACGCAACTTCAAGTTAACAAGGATATGACCTTAGATAGAAGGGTGTGGAGGACACATATTCGAAGGGTTATCATACTTTCAAAGGGTTAGGCTTGTAGACGCTTATCGTTGTACTAGCCGTAGTGTCGTAGTCCTTGCTTGTGATAGCTAATGTAAATTTATTATTTACTATGTTTCGGATATTACattatcttcttgttattcttCATTATTTCTTGTAGACTTTGCACTGTTTCCCTAATAGTTGCTATATTTTCTTCAATGTTTGTTCTTTATAACTAGAACTGCAACACTTGAACCGCCAGTCTTTTGAAAAGCAGCCACACTACCTCCACAAGGTAAAAGTAAGATCTGCGTGCACTCTATCCTTCATTTCACTGAATACGTTATTGTTGACGATAAAACAAAAACATCTACATGATACAAATTAGTATCAACTTACTAAATATTGTCAGAAAAAAGAGCAAATACCAGGAGATAGAACAACTTGTACAATAAAGTATTACCAAGTAATAAGTAGAACAAGCAGGTCATAGTTACTAGCTAGTACCCCaacttgctgatttttgttctCACCAGACATCAGTTCATTGTTAGTAGCAGAACCGAAGGAAATAGAGAACTTAAAATTCTGTAACTATGCCAAAATTGGAGCAATATCACATTATTcccatcaaaattttaatttcctTGTTAAAATTAATCCTAGGATTTTATCAGTAAACGACAATTATACTTCTGGCTGAAAAGAGAGGCTGTTCCCAATAgtcccccggctcaagacaataGTGTAAAAGAGGACGTATAGAAGTACGAGaaacctaagttgctcggactctccaaaaatgttgctgCACCCatgtcagatccttcaaaaatacactattttgaaGGATCCGCCACGCAcccgtagacatttttgaagagtccgagcaacttagcaaGAAACAACAAGTATTACTAAAAAAACATAAAGAGTATCAAAAACAAGACTACCACAGAATAATACGACAATCAATCTGCCCAAACACAACAGGAATCACCAAAACAGAACGAGAAACTACTAGCGTAGCACGATGACTACTAGTACAGACAACAAGAACAAGCACTTCTAAGTAATGCACTGAATatgctgctttttttttttaagactAGAGAGTCACTTTAAACCCTCAATGGTTTCTCTTCAGAAGTTCTCAAATGTTAACTGAACTTAATACAGAGAAAACTCTACATACTTAGCATATGAATAGGTTTCACCAGTACATCAATTTGATAAAGCACGGCGGGAGAATGTGACATTAAAAATAAACGATTTAACCAACCTAGAAATGTAAACAACAAAGTGTTGAAAATCTTAAAAGAACATGGACTATTAACCCCAAAGAGATCTATAATTAGAAACAGATGTTAACGCCAAAGAGAATTCCATACTATCCCAATTACTTGGGGAAGCTGTAATCCATAACTCAAATTTCCACATATGATTTGGACATCAACTAACAGGTTGCTATATAGAGTAGAGTGATTCAAAAGATTTTACCCTCAATTGCTACAGAATTACTAACTATTACAGCACTTGCTTGTGGCACATGATGCCAACAATGTGCTAAAGCTTTCTTCCTGAGCCAAAAATACTTATGAATGGGCTCCAAAAGATTCACAAAGAATACGTAAGAGGCCATGCATACTCTCCTGGAGACTTTCTTTGTTCCGGATTAAGCTTTTCAAAGTTTGGATTTTTCCTGACCAGATAGTTTATGATCTAAAACTACCTGATTGGAGTTCGAGTACTGAAAGATGTGACTTCAAAAGAAAGAAGGAATTTTTCTGATAAGTAAAAGTAACCTTATTCAATAGCTACTCCGATTTTCAAGCACACTTTGTTTTTAACTGTAGATGAATTCCATAAATCCCAAATGAAGCAGTAGCAAGACAATCTCGTAAAAGTAACACCAATTTAGATCATACTAAGAGCATGACATTAACAATCAAACTCTTTACAAAGGCCCATGCAGATAAAAGATCACAACAAAGAAGTGACACACAAATTCTATGCTAGATGATAACCAAAAAAAAAGCGACACTCACTCAAGAGAATCCCCGACCACACTTCCCTTGTACTCTTCAAGAACAGTGAGTGTGAGACACTTTTCAGCTATTACGAGTGATGTTTGATGTTATTTAAATCTTCAAGTTTAACACtcacaacacaacacatatcaaaATAGCTACTCTAAGCTCCACGAAACCAAATCCAAGCAAGTCATCAGGCAAAAGTAACTTAGTATAGATTAAGCCATTTATTAACTGTTCAAGACCACAATACAGCAGGTGAGAAAGCCTTGGCTTTCTGAGCAACACCATCTTAATGGAAGCAATAAGTACAACAGCAGAAATAACAGCTATTGCTCAACCCCATGATCAAGTTTAGGAATGGAAGCACAAGTAACCTACATAAAATATCAAGGAAAAAACAGGGGATGAGGAAGGAAGGAAAAACCTCAATTTATTGCAGGCAAAGCAGAAACATCAACTCATTAATTactcagaaaaactcaaaattatattgGAAATGAAAACTTCATCATCAGaggatatatatgtgtgtgtgtgtgtgtatagatGACAGACAAAAGCAACAGAAATACATATATATTCCTCTGTAGATGCATGCAAACACAACAGGATTAAGTGGGAAAAAGATCAACATACCTTTATATACGCAAATGCAGAGAAAGAATCAACACTATTCCAAGTTATCCTCCActtttaggaaaataaaaattgtacaAGACATAATAATGCCGGCATGGAGAAAGAAAACTATATTAAGCAAATGAAACGTAATCATCTTTGCCTATTTCCAGATAATAATAACAAGGGAGCAATGTCAAGGCACCAGAAATCCTCAGAACTAGCAAACACAATAGCTTACTAGGTATTTTTCTAACGATCATTCCAGTAACCATTAGTTTGAAACAAACCTGAAGGAACACTTTTTCTATCAAATGAAAAGGCAGAAAAGACCTCCCATCTTTCctaaacaagtttcaaatttgaTTTGCAGATAATTATTGTCTCCTCATAAACTTCATCGAGAAAACGTAACATAAACGAACAAGTATCCATCAAAACTTGTAAAAACAATAGCTTACTAGgtactatttttctaagattctTTGAGCAACCATTAGTTTGAAAAAAAGGGACCTGAAGTAACACAATTTATCAAACCAAAAGGCAGAAAAAACCCTCCATCATTCCTAAACAAGTTTTAAACTTGATTTGCTGATAATTATTGCTTCATCAAGAAAATGTAACATAGTCAAACCAGTATCCATCAAAACTAGCAAAAACAAAAGCTTACTGGGTGTTTCTCTAACGACCCTTGGAGTAACCATTAGTTTGAAACAAACTTGAAGCAACACAATTTCTCTCAAACCAAAAGACAGAAAAAACCTACATCACGCGTAAACAAGTTTCAAACTTGATTTTCTATTATTGTCTCCTCATAAACTTCATCAAGAAAATGTAACATAGataaacaagtatccatcaaaaCTAGCAAAAACAACAGCTTACTAGGTGTTCTCTTACCAACCCGATCCTTCGAGTAAACATAGTTTGAAACAGACCTGAAGTAACACAATTTCTAGCAAACCAAATGGCAGGAAAAAACCCCATCATTCCGAAACAAGTTTCAAACTTGATTTGCTGATAATTATTATATTCCCCATAAACTTcatcatgaaatataataataccAGAATAGAGAAAGGAAACTACATTAAGCAAATGAAATGTAATCATCTTACCTATTTTCAGGTAAAAATTACAATGGAGTAATGTCGAGGCACTAGACATCCTCAAAACTTGCAAAAACAATAGCTTAATAGGTGTTCTCCTAATAAACCTTTGACTAACCATTAGATTGAAACGAACCTGAAGTAACACAATTTCTATCAAACCAAAAGGCACAAAAAACCTCCATAGTTTCTAAACAAGTTTCTAAATTCATTTGCTGAATATTATTGTCTCCTCATAAACTTCATTAAGAAAAAGTAACACAAACAAACAACGGCAGGGCAAcacggtgcactaaagctcccgtaGGACTACTTTTTCCTCTTAAGTGGCCCAGTTTTATACCCACTCTTAGTAGGTTTCCCCCAAGGTGTCAACGAAACCCTTCCATGACTTCCACTACTCTTACTCCTCCCTTCACCACCACCATGTGGATGATCAACAGGATTCATCGCCACCCCCCTAACTGTTGGTCTCCTTCCCAGCCACCTGCTCTGCCCCGCCTTCCTCAACTTCTTCGTCCCATGCTCTGGATTCGACACTTGTCCTATCGTCGCCCTACATTTAACATCAACCAATTTCTTCACACCTGATGGCAACTTCACTTCACAAAACTTTGTCGATGCACTTGGCTCCGTAAGTATTTTTGCAGATGTACCAGCTGCTCTAACCAACTTACCGCCTTGTCCGGGTCGGATCTCGATGTTGTGAATTAGGGTTCCGATTCTCATCATACCTAATGGCATACAACTTCCAATTTGGGAACTTATGTCCAGTGAAAATTGTTCCATCATTGATTCTAGTTCCTTTGATGGCTTCATTTTCGACACCATTGCTTCAAATGGACCTATAAATCACTCAATAAAACAACAGAAATTGgattaaatttacaaaaaaaaccACAAAACTGGtttaaaatcttcaaaaaaaaaaaattgggttaaattgcaaaataacaacaaaaagagTCTTAAATTGttaacaaaacaacaaaaatggattaaatttaccaaaataaaaaaacaaaaacctGAGTTAATTgttaagaacaacaacaaaattggGTTAAAtttgtaaagaaaacaaaaaaaattggttTACATTgttaagaaaaacaacaaaacttGTTGAAAAACAAAAGCAACAGAATTTGGGTTAAATTTTAGGGATTCTGTAGATATTGAAATGAATATAGGGAAAGAGAGAGTACTGGTAGAGAAAGAGCGACTGATGACATTGCGAAGTAGGGACGAAGAAGCCATTCTCGCTCTCCAAAGAgccattttctttttccttttggaaTTCGTTTGTGTTCTTGGAGGGGCAGGGTTTAACGACAGTGACTACTCGGCTTTTCTTACTacagtagttttttttttttttttttttgtagggatTTGACTGTCCGGTTGGGAGTAGGGGATCAATTTGAGTTTTTATGTtcgttctttattttttttatttacatttgTGAGTAACAATTAATAAGgatttgcttgaccatatgtATTGCAAGTAGATTTTGGAAAAAGTTTTGGTATTGACAATAAAAATTATCAACATAAGATCCCAAGTTTGATCAAGCAAATCACGGAAAATGAATCAACTTatctattatctttttttttttaaaaaaaaaaaggaggtaATTTTGAGAGAATGTGTAGttttaagaattattttaatattttaaaacttatattaaacttttatattttacaaaaaaattcatcaattatgGCTACAACTATAATTCTATCAATCAAATCTGTCATTAAACGTATTCTTATTAAAATTTTGTTCGAAATATAAAgattatattaaagaataatttgTCACTATCAttgttattgtttattttttcgCGTCAATGAATCTTCATAACTAATAGTAATTTGACGAATTGTAATaactaataattattttattagtaattttattaaattcatgTTATGATTTCTGGAGAATGTAATATAgttcattataaaaataattactttgtgtcaaacttatatgtataaatcatatttcatgtttttctttttttccttaaaaggAATGAAATATGTTTCCCAAAAACAATGCCAAATACGTGTCAAAACTTGATCACAATATCTAAAAATTTATGATGAAACGCTAGCTAAGAATAGGGATGAATTATCTCCGGTAGTAATGGGTATACAAATGTCACTATTCGAGACTACCCCTaatcgtaacacggtgcttaaggctacaagtgactccaagctaactcatgagctggCACATACTGTAAATATTGAAAAGTGTAACAAAATACTGTGCAGAAgtcatttaataaaatatttgaatgtaAAAAAAACAACATCAAACGTActgaaaatcaatactgaaaacatAACAATTTGTCTGACcgtttgaaagcctttaaacatGATAAGTTGTTAGGACaggtcctcaactaactctgactactgaaatcaCATGAAATAAAGTACCGAGAAGCATAACAACTAATCTGACTAGTCCTCGACCGATGAGGACTCAACAATGCGACAACTGAATGATATAGGAAAAAACTAGGCACGATCTAGGAGCTGAGCATCCGAACTTATATTGTGAAATTAATATAGCGCAAAAGacagtatgcggtcagtactatgaatgtactggtatacaagatAGGTACTAACTGATATACATATAAGTACTGAGTATGAATGCATGAATCATATAAAAtgaatgcaaaaccaagcataaacatatactgaaatgatctgaataactgatatatggatacttagtcatgcaaacctgaattgATGCAATCTaattactgaaactgtgggagctaacatttaactgacatgccccaatttgagctaatcggggtccaacctatgactcTGATTGGAAAAGTGTTGGTACCTTGCTAAGGATACTGACACTGGCTGTGTGAATCTATTAAACTaatgtctcgaaggactagggtgtcatccTCTGCTGGAAGGAGACCCTTATGAAAGTGttaaccctctactagcaggatGACATCTCATATCCTacggtggctacgtagttcttgaacttaaggactactactaaaggtctcacTCTAGACTGACatgtgagccttcatccctataTTCGCTTGGTGCTAtgttctactcctaactgaactgacactaatacttATAAAAATTTAACATGATTCAAAACTAATAAACGCTCAACATGataataatctgaatataatagtacaaatatgatctgaatgacttgtaacttgaaatttgaaatatgCATGAATATCTAAGTAtagagtgttcataacccaccaacactgaatgatacATTAAATATGATAACATCATTAGAATACAGTAAAAAAATTCATGGCTGAAGACCCCAAAACATAGTGTCTTGTTAAACTAAGGGAATTCATGTTTCTAAGTATGGAAAAATACTAAGCTTATGAAAATAACATGTACACAGGGTTCAATTGCAAGGATAAATcgtaatttcaagaaaattcataaGTGCCATGGAACCCTAAACATAAAGGATAAATTAAACCTCAGAGTTTTAGGAAacctttgggactcaatgggtgaaaggatcccattgataaatatcccacatacctaaatgtAAAATCTTGGAGAAATCTTCTTGAGAATTGGACTTAATTGATGAACCCTAGTTGCTTCCTGGGATAAGAGAAAATTGCCCTTTTTGGTTTCTTTTAGTAAAATTATCATTAATCATATAATTAGGGATTTTGGGGCTTTTATACTATCCTTTGGGAAGTCTAAACAACGTGGGGTAGGTTTTTAAAGTAGTGGGAAAACACTTAAAGTCTTTTGAAAAATCGTGCAGGAATTTGGGTTCCCATTCATTACGACTCACCTTACGACTCGTTGGGATTGACTATGAGTCATAGTTTGAGTCGTAAGCTAGAATCTTGGGTCTAAGTTCCCTTCTGCTCTGACTACAACTTTCTTCTAGCGAATCGTTATGATTGACTACGATTCATTAGGTAGAGTCGTAGTCTGAGGCTTAAGTTTTAGGTCATTCACTGGTCAGGCTACGAGTCTACACTACGACTCGTAAGGTATgaatatgagtcatatgttggactcCCACTCACTaggatggatttcaagatcatacaCTGGTTAGGTCATGAGTTCATCTAACGACTCGTAAGATCTGACTATGCTGGACTCGTAACTAAAGGACTGGTTCTTGGGGGGACACTATTGTGACTATGAGTCCCTTCTTACGACCCGTAGTCATTGATTACGAGCCATAAAGTCGAGTCGTAATCACTGGGATCATAACTTGGGGACTTCACTGGAGTAACTACGACTCACTGGTTACGATTCGTCATATGTGGTAACAACTCATTACCTGTCGTTGTCATGGTAGTGTGTCAGGCCCTAAGGGaaaattttccataacttttttccATGACATCGGATTAAGACTAGGCTTGAAatattggaaagctaacttagtGGCCTATCTTTTGTGGGgtcttagattttgaaaaattcagggtattacaatatctcccccttaagatcATTCGTCTTTGAATGAAACTGTCTGATCTGGAATACTAGGAAAGCTGACATCATCGCTGAACatttatgaattgaatcatgactaaatatctgaatctgagACATGATGCatagactgaactgaattcatgaatgcatgctatgacatgaggatggttggATAACTGAGATGGAAAATGAGGGAACTAATTTaaggaaaccattacctcaagatgaatctAAACTCGTAGATAAAAAATAGGgatacttggcttgcatatcgGTTTCTGCTCCCTATTAGCTCCTTCAACGAACTGATTTCTCCACAAAATTTTAACTAAGGCGACTTTTTTaattcctcaacctacgaatctgatggtcaaggatctcaactgggacttcctcataggagTGGTTATCTTCCACACCCACACTTTCTAAAGGATTGACTGAAGTTGGATCATTAATGCATTTATTTAATAAAGAGATATAAAACAATGGATACACTGATGCTAACTCTGCAGGAAACTCTAACTGATAGGCTACCATTCCAAAATGGCTCAAGATCCTTTATGGTCCAACATAGCGGGGATTGATCTTTACTTTCTTACCAAATATATTTACCCCTCTTAtgggtaaaattttcaaatacacaaagtcaccaatatcaaattcAACCTCCTTCTTCCTTATATCTtcataggatttctgacg is a genomic window containing:
- the LOC107853920 gene encoding 60S ribosomal protein L2, mitochondrial isoform X1; its protein translation is MALWRARMASSSLLRNVISRSFSTSPFEAMVSKMKPSKELESMMEQFSLDISSQIGSCMPLGMMRIGTLIHNIEIRPGQGGKLVRAAGTSAKILTEPSASTKFCEVKLPSGVKKLVDVKCRATIGQVSNPEHGTKKLRKAGQSRWLGRRPTVRGVAMNPVDHPHGGGEGRSKSSGSHGRVSLTPWGKPTKSGYKTGPLKRKK
- the LOC107853920 gene encoding 60S ribosomal protein L2, mitochondrial isoform X2 produces the protein MVSKMKPSKELESMMEQFSLDISSQIGSCMPLGMMRIGTLIHNIEIRPGQGGKLVRAAGTSAKILTEPSASTKFCEVKLPSGVKKLVDVKCRATIGQVSNPEHGTKKLRKAGQSRWLGRRPTVRGVAMNPVDHPHGGGEGRSKSSGSHGRVSLTPWGKPTKSGYKTGPLKRKK